The following are from one region of the Natronomonas marina genome:
- a CDS encoding DEAD/DEAH box helicase, with product MTDFEVGDQVKYAGGRGEITKIEERPNGGHLLHVYTSEGQLRKLPSGLPHIEKLDSLVDRLAAGQSDAPLHYDLRERAIRLDLAYKYDRFLSLTSNRIEIEPYQVQAAYEILNSYDHRYLIGDEVGLGKTIEAGIVIEELIARDRADRVLIVAPAPLTVQWQEEMREKFDRNFVIYDRETVRTHRKSHPNQNVWKQEDLIITSIDFAKQTTDDPESDRVSVLDALQNLDEEWDVAVFDEAHHLTARRSSDDSIERTQRYQVGEAVADNSDALLLLTGTPHKGKSDQFYFLVSLLDPYRFSHESQISPEALEDLMIRRLKDDMYETDGTRMFPEKNIEALPVEMTREERKLYDDVTEYIREYYNLAQQEENQAAGFTMVIYQKRLVSSIYAIRKSLENRMRAIQNDAVAEDLPDEVQDLIPRYSTEPETLTDAERARVEEALETVTITLNQSQVQQELDRVKQLWQQAKNIETDSKARLLRQFVDRILSEDPDEKILIFTEYTDTLEYLRDGVFADHDVAQVYGDLEQSRRREEMSKFEEEANLMLATDAAQEGLNLQFAHIMVNYDLPWNPIRIDQRMGRLHRYGQEHTVEIRNLFFADTRESEILNLLIEKTNQIESDLGMRSDVLGRVLEDVDLDETIMAAIAEGEPTERVVADIEATIEEKREAIQTVENEFLIRDRFDLSGKDDEILDVIERSQHGEVSEDDIETLVRVFFDEFGSSIKGVRPGPARMEGDVFQLDVPEVLSGNQVARQYPRATFTKDIAMEEDDVEFISLDHPLVESLIEFCLDSDRIQGEIATKVAATASRTPGILFNYRLGYVSGAGDVVTEKFVRLYARPDGSVTTDVPELSKTVAPSDVSLSHEVDRLSSMAEDLYDAAEMEAWTHVESFAEEARTEREREIEIKREHAERYFEEQIEEWEERLEQYQQRAEHGADMSAPIGNAKQKLESLRREREEELSRLEEEKHVTPQEPELVTAAYVVSPTEAKDE from the coding sequence ATGACTGACTTTGAGGTCGGCGATCAAGTCAAGTACGCCGGCGGACGTGGAGAAATCACGAAAATCGAGGAACGGCCCAACGGCGGGCACCTCCTCCATGTCTACACCTCGGAGGGCCAGCTCCGCAAACTCCCCAGCGGCCTCCCTCACATCGAGAAACTCGATTCGCTTGTCGACCGGCTCGCAGCCGGCCAATCCGACGCCCCGCTCCATTACGATCTTCGGGAGCGGGCGATCCGACTCGATCTCGCCTACAAGTACGACCGATTCCTCTCGCTGACCAGCAACCGCATCGAGATCGAACCCTATCAAGTCCAAGCCGCCTACGAGATTCTCAACTCCTACGACCACCGCTACCTCATCGGCGACGAGGTCGGCCTCGGGAAGACCATCGAAGCCGGGATCGTCATCGAGGAGCTCATCGCCCGCGACCGCGCCGACCGGGTGCTCATCGTCGCGCCGGCCCCGCTGACCGTCCAGTGGCAGGAGGAGATGCGCGAAAAGTTCGACCGCAACTTCGTCATCTACGACCGTGAGACGGTCCGTACACACCGGAAGTCCCATCCCAACCAGAACGTCTGGAAGCAAGAGGACCTCATCATCACCTCCATCGACTTCGCGAAGCAGACCACCGACGACCCCGAGTCGGACCGCGTCTCCGTCCTCGATGCCCTCCAGAATCTCGACGAGGAGTGGGACGTTGCGGTCTTCGACGAGGCCCATCACCTTACAGCCAGACGGTCGAGCGACGACTCAATCGAGCGGACACAGCGATACCAAGTCGGTGAGGCCGTCGCTGACAACTCCGATGCGTTGCTGCTGCTCACCGGGACCCCGCACAAGGGGAAATCAGACCAGTTCTACTTCCTCGTGAGCCTGCTCGATCCGTATCGCTTCAGCCACGAGTCGCAGATCAGTCCCGAGGCGCTTGAGGACCTGATGATCCGCCGTCTGAAGGACGATATGTACGAGACCGACGGGACCCGAATGTTCCCCGAGAAGAACATCGAGGCACTCCCGGTCGAGATGACTCGCGAGGAGCGGAAGCTGTACGACGACGTCACCGAGTACATCCGCGAGTACTACAACCTCGCCCAGCAAGAGGAGAACCAGGCGGCGGGGTTCACGATGGTCATCTACCAGAAGCGGCTGGTCTCGAGTATCTACGCGATTCGGAAGTCCCTCGAAAACCGGATGCGGGCGATTCAGAACGACGCCGTTGCCGAGGACCTCCCCGATGAGGTTCAGGACCTCATTCCGCGGTATAGTACCGAACCGGAGACGCTGACCGATGCAGAACGCGCTCGGGTTGAGGAAGCGCTTGAAACGGTCACGATAACGCTCAATCAGTCGCAAGTCCAGCAGGAACTGGACCGCGTGAAACAGCTCTGGCAGCAGGCCAAGAACATCGAGACGGACTCGAAGGCCCGATTGCTCCGGCAGTTCGTCGACCGTATTCTCTCAGAGGACCCCGACGAGAAAATCCTGATCTTCACCGAGTACACGGACACGCTGGAGTATCTACGTGACGGGGTCTTCGCTGACCACGACGTCGCCCAGGTGTACGGCGACCTCGAGCAGTCCCGTCGACGGGAAGAGATGAGCAAATTCGAGGAGGAGGCCAACCTGATGCTCGCCACCGACGCCGCACAGGAGGGACTCAACCTCCAGTTCGCCCACATCATGGTGAACTACGACCTCCCGTGGAATCCCATCAGGATCGACCAGCGGATGGGGCGGCTCCACCGCTACGGCCAGGAGCACACGGTCGAGATTCGGAATCTCTTCTTCGCCGATACCCGCGAGAGCGAGATCCTCAACCTGCTCATCGAGAAGACGAACCAGATCGAGTCGGACCTCGGGATGCGCTCAGATGTCCTCGGTCGCGTCCTCGAGGACGTCGACCTGGACGAGACGATTATGGCGGCCATCGCTGAAGGGGAGCCGACTGAACGTGTCGTCGCCGATATCGAGGCGACCATCGAGGAGAAACGCGAAGCGATTCAGACCGTCGAAAACGAGTTCCTGATTCGCGACCGTTTCGACCTCTCCGGCAAAGACGATGAGATTCTCGACGTGATCGAACGCAGTCAGCACGGCGAGGTGTCGGAGGACGATATCGAGACGCTCGTGCGTGTGTTCTTCGACGAATTCGGCAGCTCTATTAAGGGTGTTCGACCCGGACCGGCCCGGATGGAAGGGGACGTGTTCCAGTTGGATGTCCCTGAGGTGCTGAGTGGAAATCAGGTAGCACGACAGTACCCACGCGCCACGTTTACCAAGGATATCGCGATGGAGGAGGATGATGTCGAGTTCATCTCGCTTGACCATCCTCTCGTCGAGTCGCTCATCGAGTTCTGCTTGGACAGCGACCGGATCCAGGGTGAAATTGCGACGAAGGTCGCTGCGACGGCGTCTCGAACCCCTGGAATCCTGTTTAATTACCGCCTTGGCTACGTCTCCGGTGCCGGCGACGTGGTGACTGAGAAGTTCGTTCGCCTCTACGCTCGCCCGGATGGCAGTGTAACGACGGATGTTCCCGAACTCTCGAAGACGGTCGCTCCCAGTGACGTCTCGTTGTCGCACGAGGTTGATCGGCTCTCGAGTATGGCTGAGGACCTCTACGATGCCGCAGAGATGGAGGCGTGGACGCACGTTGAGTCGTTTGCTGAAGAGGCCCGAACCGAACGAGAACGGGAGATCGAAATCAAACGTGAGCACGCTGAGCGATACTTCGAAGAGCAAATCGAAGAGTGGGAGGAGCGGTTAGAGCAGTACCAACAGCGGGCTGAGCATGGTGCGGATATGTCTGCGCCGATTGGGAACGCGAAGCAGAAACTCGAGAGTCTCCGACGAGAACGTGAAGAGGAGCTATCCAGGCTTGAGGAAGAGAAGCACGTTACTCCCCAAGAACCGGAACTAGTAACAGCGGCGTACGTCGTCTCTCCTACAGAGGCAAAGGACGAATGA
- a CDS encoding Eco57I restriction-modification methylase domain-containing protein — protein MQTALTYRTNRDLFSNYYLDEHLPETEVWDELSDEDLREAKADIMDLWEREKGTAPKRNESQLEEKFIRPMFRKLGIPFEVEESTSRTQRRPDYGFFETEDAARGAFERREEGGDFYKDAVAVADAKRWGRPLDTRGSGEHERDFENPSYQIHVYLQETPARWAVLTDGKKWRLYYGPTSHRLDSYYEIDLPTVLEKGDLEDFKYFYLFFRHGAFLEDSSGECFLDEVYDESNVFAQELGADLQDNIYEAIKVLSEGFMQYPDNDLSEEDLDLIHDSSLIYLYRLIFVLYAESEGRDLLDTNNEIYEESYSLNTLKQDVAEELDSPNPKYRDWQDNLWDRLDELFKLIDQGSQSRGIPEEDLYIPAYNGGLFRTDPDEDDSVEARFLATHQVGDAYLAQVIELLTRSQNGNGGGKIFVDYSSLDVRHLGSIYEGLLEYQLDVADEPLALEDGEYVPADEGDEVIVEKGEVHLTTGSGERKATGSYYTPEYVVEYIVEETLEPLVTDIRNDLMAQSARGERGFAAEFAERIFDLKILDPAMGSGHFLTSAIDYLAREIIDAQERQAAQQGIETVDEEHDINWARRQVAQRCIYGVDLNPLAVELAKVSLWLRTLAAEQPLAFLDHHLKTGNSLVGSDIEEIEELESDAGGDGQNATLADFGVARKGTIEQLMRIYQDFIAIENQDLADVKQMEAKYDEFERNKLRQRLEAMANVRTAEDFGLDNIPDDAYERMAASLEDDEEWNTLAEMQWYQDAQKWADLDNYFHWKLEYPEVFYTADGEDADDPGFDAVLGNPPYMRIQTIREANPDVADYYISRYESATGNFDIYVNFTEQGYDLLSEDGILGYIEPHKFFQGDFGEGLRSYLSEEQALYQVTSFGHKQVWDQVSVYTCILLLRKGNNDTFQYAQTNPEQLITDKSVEHREIPADYSEEPWIFRTEEVKEVLDTIEQAGPTLEETTDIFVGLQTSADRIYLLEQTGETTDDGLIEVVDQVDEETWHLEPDLLKPFLKGEDVHRYEPLNPRYWVIFPYHIDGDNSEFVEEDELEKKYPRTYEYLKRHEEDLRGREGGKMDHNRWYDYVYPKNLTEFQKEKIVTPEISYGPNFTYDPDGTYHTTKVYGLLTQESTQLSPEYILAVLNSPVLWFFLSNTGYTLRGGYFTFKTNYLNPFSLPEISTDADEAALSRCHEWYDEFVEGSTQVRCPVLTDELEVSSGATHDFLGFLVEEIIRLKNQHHELNLNILDYFGSYSDGDQLGELAEYQPPTGVGDSIISETTETQDSLRAEDVRVKESGSKITIDITARYKPEEPEEYETDQWGYTETDYYSAMEFVGLTEEKATLIKEFVPVAIERGDGFAGFRETATKTNSPVDRLESLTLPELSDISDGLDRYLTTKERADELKDKIEKSDNLVNRIVYTLYGFEEDAVERIENTLEDD, from the coding sequence ATGCAAACGGCACTCACCTACCGGACGAATCGCGACCTGTTCTCGAACTACTACCTGGACGAGCACCTCCCCGAAACCGAGGTGTGGGACGAGCTTAGCGACGAGGACCTCCGCGAGGCGAAAGCGGACATCATGGACCTGTGGGAGCGCGAGAAGGGTACGGCTCCCAAGCGTAACGAGTCCCAGCTCGAGGAGAAGTTTATCCGGCCGATGTTCCGGAAACTGGGTATCCCCTTCGAGGTCGAAGAGAGTACCAGCCGGACCCAGCGCCGTCCCGACTATGGCTTCTTCGAGACCGAGGACGCCGCACGCGGTGCGTTCGAGCGCCGCGAGGAAGGTGGCGATTTCTACAAGGACGCCGTCGCCGTCGCGGACGCCAAGCGCTGGGGTCGTCCGCTCGATACCCGCGGGAGCGGGGAACACGAGCGGGACTTCGAGAACCCGAGCTACCAGATTCACGTCTACCTGCAGGAGACGCCGGCGCGGTGGGCCGTCCTCACTGACGGGAAGAAGTGGCGGCTCTACTACGGTCCGACGAGCCACCGCCTCGACTCCTACTACGAAATCGACCTGCCGACCGTCCTCGAAAAAGGCGATCTTGAAGATTTCAAATACTTCTACCTCTTCTTCAGGCACGGCGCATTCCTCGAGGACTCCAGCGGCGAGTGCTTCCTCGACGAAGTCTACGACGAGTCTAATGTCTTCGCCCAGGAGTTGGGAGCGGACCTCCAGGACAACATCTACGAGGCGATCAAGGTGCTCTCGGAGGGATTCATGCAGTACCCGGACAACGACCTCTCCGAAGAGGATCTCGACCTCATTCACGACAGTTCGCTCATCTACCTCTACCGGCTCATCTTCGTGCTCTACGCAGAGAGTGAGGGTCGTGACCTGCTCGATACGAACAACGAGATCTACGAGGAATCCTACAGTCTGAATACACTCAAGCAGGACGTCGCTGAAGAACTCGACAGCCCGAATCCGAAGTATCGCGACTGGCAAGACAACCTCTGGGACCGACTGGACGAGCTGTTCAAACTCATCGACCAGGGCAGTCAGTCGCGCGGTATCCCTGAGGAGGACCTTTACATCCCAGCGTACAACGGCGGACTGTTCAGAACTGACCCGGACGAGGACGACAGCGTCGAAGCCCGGTTCCTCGCGACCCACCAGGTCGGGGACGCCTACCTCGCTCAAGTGATCGAACTGCTCACCCGGAGTCAGAACGGCAACGGCGGCGGGAAGATCTTCGTCGACTACTCGTCGCTGGACGTCCGCCACCTCGGGAGCATCTACGAAGGGCTTCTCGAGTATCAGCTTGACGTCGCCGACGAACCGCTCGCGCTGGAGGACGGTGAGTACGTTCCCGCCGACGAGGGTGACGAGGTGATCGTCGAGAAGGGGGAAGTCCACCTTACGACCGGGTCTGGGGAACGGAAGGCGACGGGGTCGTACTACACGCCGGAGTACGTCGTTGAGTACATCGTCGAGGAGACGCTGGAACCGCTCGTCACGGACATCCGGAACGACCTTATGGCACAGAGTGCCCGAGGTGAGCGTGGCTTTGCAGCGGAATTCGCAGAGCGCATTTTCGACCTCAAAATCCTCGATCCTGCGATGGGAAGCGGCCACTTCCTGACGAGCGCAATTGACTACCTCGCTCGTGAGATCATCGATGCTCAGGAGCGGCAAGCTGCACAGCAAGGGATCGAGACTGTCGACGAGGAGCACGACATCAACTGGGCCCGTCGGCAGGTCGCACAGCGCTGCATCTACGGAGTTGACCTAAACCCGCTGGCCGTCGAGCTCGCGAAAGTGTCCCTCTGGCTTCGGACGCTCGCTGCTGAACAGCCGCTCGCGTTCCTGGACCACCACCTGAAGACGGGGAATTCGTTGGTCGGGAGCGACATTGAGGAAATTGAGGAACTGGAGTCCGATGCTGGTGGTGACGGGCAGAACGCGACACTCGCTGACTTCGGTGTGGCCCGGAAGGGGACCATCGAACAGCTAATGCGAATCTATCAGGACTTCATCGCCATCGAGAACCAGGATCTCGCTGATGTCAAGCAGATGGAGGCCAAGTACGACGAGTTTGAGCGGAATAAGCTTCGACAGCGGCTTGAGGCTATGGCGAATGTCCGTACAGCGGAAGACTTCGGATTAGACAACATTCCAGATGATGCCTACGAAAGAATGGCAGCTTCACTGGAAGATGATGAGGAATGGAACACGCTCGCTGAAATGCAATGGTATCAAGATGCTCAAAAGTGGGCAGATCTTGATAACTACTTCCATTGGAAGTTAGAATACCCAGAAGTATTCTATACTGCGGATGGGGAAGATGCTGATGATCCTGGGTTTGATGCTGTTCTCGGGAACCCGCCGTATATGCGGATTCAAACGATCAGAGAGGCAAATCCTGATGTTGCCGATTATTATATATCACGCTACGAATCTGCGACTGGGAACTTTGACATTTATGTTAACTTCACAGAACAGGGATACGACCTCCTTTCTGAAGACGGTATATTGGGTTATATTGAACCTCACAAATTCTTCCAAGGGGACTTTGGTGAGGGCCTTCGAAGTTACCTTTCTGAAGAACAGGCACTCTATCAAGTCACTTCGTTTGGTCACAAACAAGTATGGGATCAAGTTTCCGTCTATACCTGTATCCTATTATTGAGGAAGGGGAATAACGACACCTTCCAATACGCACAAACAAACCCTGAACAGCTGATTACAGACAAGTCAGTTGAACACCGAGAAATCCCCGCAGATTATTCAGAAGAGCCATGGATATTCCGTACTGAGGAAGTTAAGGAAGTACTGGATACCATAGAACAGGCAGGACCAACGTTAGAGGAAACTACGGACATATTTGTCGGGTTACAGACAAGCGCAGACCGTATTTACCTCTTAGAGCAAACTGGAGAGACAACAGATGATGGGCTAATCGAAGTAGTGGATCAAGTTGATGAGGAGACGTGGCATCTTGAACCTGATCTATTGAAACCGTTTCTTAAAGGAGAGGACGTACATCGGTATGAGCCTCTGAATCCGCGATACTGGGTGATCTTCCCGTATCATATCGATGGCGACAATTCAGAATTTGTTGAAGAAGATGAATTGGAAAAGAAGTATCCGAGGACCTACGAGTACCTCAAGCGACATGAGGAGGATCTTAGAGGGAGGGAGGGTGGCAAAATGGACCATAATCGGTGGTACGACTATGTCTATCCAAAAAATCTGACGGAGTTCCAGAAAGAAAAGATCGTCACGCCAGAGATCAGCTATGGCCCCAACTTCACGTACGATCCTGATGGGACTTACCATACTACGAAGGTTTATGGCCTCCTCACGCAGGAGTCAACACAGCTCTCACCAGAGTACATATTAGCAGTCTTGAACAGCCCCGTTCTCTGGTTCTTCCTAAGTAACACGGGCTATACTCTGCGAGGGGGATACTTTACCTTCAAGACCAACTACCTCAATCCCTTCTCTCTCCCAGAGATCTCAACTGATGCAGATGAGGCTGCTTTGAGTCGGTGCCACGAGTGGTATGACGAATTCGTTGAGGGCAGTACTCAGGTGAGATGTCCGGTGCTGACGGATGAGCTTGAAGTTAGTAGTGGGGCCACCCATGATTTCCTCGGCTTCCTGGTTGAGGAAATAATCCGTCTTAAAAACCAGCACCATGAGCTGAATCTGAATATTTTAGACTACTTTGGCTCCTATTCAGACGGAGATCAATTAGGTGAACTCGCTGAGTATCAACCTCCGACTGGAGTTGGCGATTCAATCATTTCGGAGACCACTGAGACACAGGACAGCCTTAGGGCTGAAGACGTGAGGGTCAAGGAGTCGGGTTCCAAGATTACGATCGATATTACTGCACGGTACAAACCCGAAGAACCGGAGGAATATGAAACCGATCAGTGGGGGTACACAGAGACTGATTACTATTCGGCAATGGAATTTGTAGGCTTAACTGAGGAGAAAGCGACTCTAATCAAGGAATTCGTTCCTGTGGCCATTGAGAGAGGTGACGGATTCGCTGGCTTCCGTGAGACGGCAACGAAAACCAACTCGCCTGTTGATAGGCTCGAAAGTCTCACACTCCCCGAGTTATCTGATATTTCCGATGGCTTAGATCGATATCTTACGACTAAGGAACGAGCTGATGAACTGAAGGACAAAATTGAGAAATCAGATAATCTTGTAAATCGTATTGTTTATACTCTCTATGGGTTTGAGGAGGATGCGGTCGAACGGATTGAAAATACATTAGAGGATGACTGA
- a CDS encoding RipA family octameric membrane protein produces MPDSTDEAAVDLSEDGADTDDGDTPETEPEHSEEVTGGDPAEPSEEEDVTTGPLANLSEDEKNRLMEQYIHYGEVAIETANQRVQMNRFFGLILTSILAGLFALARGNLTTTNAAIVLFASGFGSLICYFWYQSLQSYRRLNKARYAILNEIESVLPVRMYLDEWRYLKREKPDPEIVDPRPAEDADHRSHTIVEQWFVRLLAAGYISVGGYAGGFILTPQVKRFIPSLPDPSMVGFGVGGVLLIGLAIFFRIQTR; encoded by the coding sequence ATGCCTGATTCAACCGACGAAGCGGCGGTTGATCTCTCAGAGGATGGCGCCGATACTGACGATGGAGACACGCCCGAAACAGAACCTGAACACTCTGAAGAGGTCACCGGAGGGGACCCTGCTGAGCCATCTGAGGAGGAAGATGTTACAACTGGACCGCTGGCTAATCTAAGTGAGGACGAGAAGAATCGACTGATGGAGCAGTACATACATTACGGGGAGGTTGCGATCGAGACAGCCAATCAGCGAGTCCAGATGAACCGCTTTTTCGGTCTGATTTTAACCTCGATACTGGCCGGTCTCTTTGCCCTCGCCCGCGGCAATCTCACGACCACTAACGCTGCGATCGTTCTCTTCGCATCAGGATTCGGTAGTCTGATTTGCTACTTTTGGTATCAAAGTCTTCAATCATACCGCCGGCTGAACAAAGCGCGGTATGCTATCTTGAATGAGATCGAATCGGTTCTCCCTGTTCGCATGTATCTCGATGAATGGCGATACTTGAAGCGAGAGAAACCCGACCCAGAAATCGTTGATCCTCGTCCAGCTGAAGATGCTGATCACCGCTCGCATACAATTGTGGAACAGTGGTTCGTCCGCCTATTGGCTGCTGGATACATCTCCGTCGGAGGATATGCCGGCGGGTTCATTCTTACTCCTCAGGTGAAGAGGTTCATTCCATCACTACCGGACCCATCGATGGTTGGTTTTGGTGTTGGTGGCGTCCTCTTAATCGGCTTAGCCATCTTCTTTAGGATTCAAACCCGCTGA
- a CDS encoding TIR domain-containing protein: MSQDTSSPLKTTWEAAFDDIRGSPNPELAVRFVLKSAVNGLPTGFYRDDGDRLLPTYKGNDLGKEFTVRELGPVYTVTQSGDNSLPELSSSQPSLFEPNDQQSGLVPTDDSLSRSSTDTQNQQGLSSGQKIAGGALLLYGAYKGLEALASAGSSTQESSSSSGGNTGKSLPRLARAATRLEDKRYNVFVSHSWEYDEHYERIVDFLDEVPSLEWQNHSVPSTDPLPVDTESALRSELRNQMKTASVVVVSSGMYGAHSTWIPEELELADELDKPVIAIIPEGQSKVPEKIQEVADTQVGWRKASLVDALAEYA, from the coding sequence ATGAGCCAAGACACCTCCTCCCCATTGAAAACCACCTGGGAGGCTGCGTTTGATGATATTCGTGGCAGTCCAAACCCCGAATTAGCTGTTCGATTCGTTCTGAAGTCAGCCGTCAACGGTCTACCTACCGGATTCTATCGCGATGATGGAGATCGCCTACTACCGACCTATAAAGGGAACGATCTCGGAAAGGAGTTCACAGTTCGAGAACTCGGCCCCGTTTATACAGTCACGCAATCTGGGGATAACAGTCTCCCTGAGCTCAGTTCCTCTCAACCGTCGCTCTTCGAGCCGAATGACCAACAGTCGGGCCTTGTCCCGACCGACGATTCCCTGAGCCGCAGTTCTACCGATACTCAGAACCAGCAGGGGCTCTCGTCTGGGCAAAAAATCGCTGGCGGTGCTTTGCTCCTATATGGTGCCTACAAAGGGCTGGAAGCCTTGGCCTCTGCAGGCTCGTCGACTCAAGAGTCCTCTTCCTCCTCAGGCGGAAATACTGGGAAATCACTCCCTCGCTTAGCACGCGCTGCAACTCGACTTGAGGACAAGCGGTACAACGTTTTTGTCTCCCATTCGTGGGAGTACGACGAACACTACGAGCGTATCGTTGATTTCCTTGACGAGGTTCCGTCGCTCGAGTGGCAGAATCATAGTGTCCCCTCAACTGACCCCCTGCCCGTGGATACCGAGTCTGCCCTTCGCTCTGAACTCCGGAACCAGATGAAAACGGCGTCGGTTGTCGTCGTAAGTAGTGGAATGTACGGTGCTCACAGCACTTGGATCCCGGAGGAGCTGGAACTCGCCGATGAACTGGACAAGCCGGTGATCGCAATCATTCCAGAGGGACAATCGAAGGTCCCCGAGAAAATCCAAGAAGTCGCAGATACTCAGGTAGGATGGCGAAAGGCCTCGCTTGTCGACGCACTCGCTGAATATGCCTGA
- a CDS encoding TIR domain-containing protein, with protein sequence MSFNSRSSSNRRSEYRLFISHSWEYSDEYNRMVELLRDYPNFSFRNYSVPEVDEIDADTEEELEQALREDQIKPATVVIILGGMYVAHSKWIKKETILAEIESKPILGVTPRGNEQMPNFVEDHADQIVGWQGESVVEGIRNLAD encoded by the coding sequence ATGAGCTTCAACAGCAGATCCTCAAGCAACCGTCGGAGCGAATACCGACTGTTCATCTCGCACTCTTGGGAGTACAGCGACGAGTACAATCGGATGGTAGAACTACTTCGCGACTACCCGAATTTCAGTTTCCGGAATTACTCAGTACCCGAGGTGGATGAGATAGATGCTGACACCGAAGAGGAGCTGGAACAGGCGCTCCGGGAAGACCAGATCAAGCCAGCTACGGTCGTAATAATACTTGGAGGGATGTACGTAGCTCACAGCAAATGGATCAAGAAAGAAACTATTTTAGCTGAAATCGAAAGCAAGCCAATTCTGGGTGTTACACCGCGCGGAAACGAGCAGATGCCCAATTTCGTTGAAGACCACGCAGATCAGATTGTGGGTTGGCAAGGAGAGAGCGTGGTAGAGGGGATTCGAAATCTGGCTGATTAA
- a CDS encoding GNAT family N-acetyltransferase, translating into MSLNIPLPAGLGDYAWLETLAQREEINQTIPLYIEADDGIEVVAVSLLCEDDLRMIYRAPGGWQLLTEYELSEDPIIHVDDLLDAVVAFVGTDARVVQKLAQELGEKLEEHWMMGFVPYSQSGKGDKFEELRQDCNCSGIDDPSIERVPGMSEIEESAEFRCHNCMSLYGIEYQGRRIDLDEVFSAEWLFTNSTPDDIVEIGAEDSFLVYSDGRPIDKTERVIGAMTSYGGDTSSSFARYIPENHQGLLYIRDDDAAGYVTWEELDGIQVLRQLYVRDHYRRRGIAEELIQTWCQEYCEDGVYSIDEPNDKSRSLFSKLGHIDGDGEYEAIELYPIRGVGNSLDASQTLPQ; encoded by the coding sequence ATGAGTTTGAATATTCCACTTCCTGCGGGTCTCGGGGACTATGCTTGGCTCGAAACTCTTGCTCAACGTGAGGAGATTAATCAAACGATTCCTCTCTATATCGAAGCTGATGACGGGATTGAGGTCGTCGCTGTTTCCCTTCTCTGTGAAGATGATCTTCGGATGATCTACCGGGCACCCGGTGGTTGGCAATTGCTCACAGAATATGAGTTGTCCGAGGACCCGATTATTCACGTAGACGATCTCCTTGATGCTGTCGTTGCATTTGTGGGAACAGACGCGAGAGTCGTTCAAAAACTCGCTCAGGAACTCGGTGAGAAGTTAGAGGAGCATTGGATGATGGGATTTGTTCCGTATAGTCAATCTGGGAAGGGGGACAAATTTGAGGAACTTAGACAGGACTGCAATTGCTCAGGGATTGACGACCCGTCAATTGAGCGTGTTCCGGGAATGTCCGAAATCGAGGAATCAGCAGAATTTCGCTGCCATAACTGTATGAGCCTATACGGTATCGAGTATCAGGGTCGTAGAATCGATCTTGATGAGGTGTTCAGTGCTGAGTGGCTCTTCACGAATTCGACTCCGGATGACATCGTGGAGATCGGTGCCGAAGATTCATTTCTCGTGTATTCTGATGGTCGACCAATAGACAAAACAGAACGAGTCATCGGCGCGATGACTAGCTATGGTGGTGACACGAGTTCTTCTTTTGCCCGATATATCCCTGAAAACCACCAGGGATTGCTCTATATTCGAGATGACGACGCGGCTGGATACGTCACTTGGGAAGAGCTGGATGGAATACAGGTTCTTCGACAGCTGTATGTCCGGGATCATTACCGGCGCCGGGGGATTGCTGAGGAGTTAATTCAGACTTGGTGCCAGGAGTACTGCGAGGATGGTGTCTACTCCATCGACGAACCGAACGACAAGAGCCGATCTCTGTTTTCAAAACTGGGGCATATTGACGGTGATGGTGAGTACGAAGCGATTGAACTCTACCCGATTCGCGGCGTTGGGAACAGTCTTGATGCCAGCCAGACTCTTCCTCAATAG